TTCAAAATTAACAATACATCTACTAGCATGAGGAGCATGAAGATTCTCTCCATGTTTAGTCCAACAAGTATAGCTCTGGTCAATACCATAGCGGAACAAATCATATCTTACTTCGCTTTTAGTTTTACGACAATGGTTAACACATATTTCACATGGACAAAagattttctttagtttccttctcCGTGCATATTGAGTAGCAACTTTGATAAAATCGTTAACTCCTGCTCTGTATTCGGGTGATAATCTATCCATTCTCATCCAAATTTTGTCCATTCTGAATGCTTGAGCTAATGCCCCTTCTTATCAAGTTTATTCTCGTAGATTCTGTGTAAATGAATGTTGTAGGACAAAACCCTAACAATCACCAAACAAACACCCAAATTAGataaacaaaatcacaaatattAAAATTTTAGAAAAGTAAAGCAAACTTTGGGTCACTTTTCTACCTGCGGTCCTTACTCTCCAGGACGTTCTGCACCCAAAATATTTACAAGGGCATCTGTATTAGCTTCACAGACAATTGTACCCTCTTTGATCTGTTTTGAGCAGTCATCCTgtcacaaaaccaaaattttgcacaCATTACAAATTAGGATAACTACTTACTTTGTTCAAACACGAATTTCATCGGTTTGATATTCCCAACTTTCATTTTGGCGTGCAAGTATCCCAATTTTAATTCTCGTGGAGGGGGTGCATCacctgttttctttctttcccttttctgaaCAACAAATACATTAATATCAGTATGATGCTTATGttgaataatactatgtttcatcTAAAATCTTATATCAACAGAGAAAAAAACAAAACTGAAGTTAGAAATTTCTGAAGGAGATACCAATCTCTagtaaaaaacagaaaaaaaaaatgagaatcaTGTATACACAAGCTCTCTCAGcaataaatttcaacattttgctagaaaaaaaaaagttatgaacgCATACCTTAAAAAAATGATGAGTTAGGGGAATGATTAAGAGCTTATGCCTCTTCTTCTCAAGCACATTTAAGGGGATTCACGACCCTACAATAAGGTAGGAAAACCCTAACAATGAgtaaacaaaaacacaaaattagaTAACCAAAAACTCAaatttaaaacttaagaaaagtaAATCTAATAAAGGGTTAGAAATAAATCAGATCTAAAAGAAAAGATGAGTTAGATTGAAGATTTAGAGATTACCTTGTTGACGGAAGTAAAAAATGGAGACGATTTCACTgtaaaattaaaaaacaacaatACTATCACCATACGAATTCGAGTAATTCCAGTTCTCGAAACAGGATGTTTCTAAGATGAAGAAATAGGAAACGAATATTAAGTTAAACTAAAATTAGTGGGGAAACTGGGGGAGGTGCCTTCTAGATTCTTCGATCCCGCCATTACAGGGTATAACGGGGAGGATTGAGAATACATTAATCACCACGATGAATTCTCTCctaataaaagtaataaaataaaatacatggAAAGAGAATATAAGTACTATGCACTTTACATTAGAACGAGCACGTGTATAAGTATTTCATGGGACATTTTGgcaaaaataaaaattctcaCACCCTAGGATGTGTTTGATAAATTAATAATCCTATGGGATTATAAATTTTGGATTCATTTAAATTTtttgtgtgtttggtaactcaataAAATTCCTAGAATTTATAGGATGTGTTTGATAACATAGAAAGGAAACAATTTCATGGAAAGTGTTTCCATGAAATCAGTTTCCCGGAGGAGGCAAGGAAAGACTTTCCATGGAATTCCACAGAATTGAGTTTAAAAAATACCTTAGGTCACGCTTTTATTGCAATTCCATGGAAATAGATTTTTGACCAAACGGCGGAAAACACGCTATTTCCATGGAATTAACTCCTATCAAACACAGCCATAGAGTttcttttattaaagtctttacATCGTTTGGCATTACCttcaaatcttaaaattgcatatgtatatatatatatatatatatacatgagatttagagttaaaaaaaaaagttggttcATAAATCCATTtataagtttcccagcaaatcttagggggagaggtcggactccatatggaggatttgatGGAAAACTGAATCCCGTAGGAATCATTATTCCAATTATTCGGGAAAATACAGAGGGAAacataattccaccaaatcccctAGACTCATAAATTCCACCTttcaaattctacatccaaactcaTCATTGACTTCAAAAGAAGTTATTAGAATTCAGTCGATTAGGGTGAACCTTAGTCAAAGAGATAAAATAATGTAGCCTCATACTAAAAATGGGGGAATGAAACCTCTTGATTTCATTAATATGTCAAAATTGAATACATCAATTCCAAATACTTCAAAGATGGGAACAATAAAAATTTACATATATCTTGTTTTATAGATGAAACTGGTATTTGAAATATGGCATGTGAAATAAATTCCTGCCATTTGAATTTGTCTTCTACATTAAGATTAAAATTTCTCGGAGGAGAATAATATGCCCTatttaatttttcttattctttaagaGTAAAGTGTCCCAGAAGGGAATAGTATCCCCAAATCATCGTTATCACGATCACTTCTTGTTAGCCATGTACTTTCAGAAAATCATAGAATCATGGCCGCTTTTAAAAAAATTGATGAGTTATTTCTTTACTGGCATGATCATACCCTTGGAATATCACCTTTTGCTATTAGTTGGCCAAGTATATGTGCTATTGTTATGTGGTTCATTTGGAAGTTAAAGTATGATGTAATCTTCAAGAGTATTACTATACAGATTTGAATAAAGTTATTACGGATGCTAGAAGAATGATTAACACTTATATTGCTCCCCTTTATTGATTAAAAAAGTGAATAAAGATGTTAAAATTCTTAAAGCAGTGATCTTCTTGAAGACTGTCGGAATTTGCTTTCTAGTTGTCATTCTTTTAAAATTGTGTGTATTACTATAAGGCGTGTTAAAAAACAATCTAGCAGACCGACTTGCAGGTCGGGCTAGAAAATACTGTGTCAAGGATATTTGGATctcctttccttattttttggaTAGTCTTGTTAGGAAGGAACCCTTAACTGGAAGAAGTCTTAATGAACCCTTAATGAACCCTCCGCTTCGTTAAATCTAAGGTAACTTTCTcaccaaaaaagaagaaggaagaagtcCTTTGAAACCTATCACAGACTCGAAACTTGTGACCCATAATCATCCATGCAATACAAATTTTAAGTAATGTGACCCGAAATCCACTTTCTATCTCCAGCATTTCCTCATAACCCGAAACCTACATTTGAAATACAACATTGTGACATGAAACCTCTCACTTGCCCGGAGATATGGTTATTCACCCAAAGTCATCAAGTGATTCAAAACTTGGACAATATAACCCAAAACATAAACTTAGCTAGAGAATCTCCAATGCAATGGACCAAGGTTTTAAAAAAGCATGACATATAGGATTTAATATCTTTTTCACCAAATTTTCATATCCAATGCAAGGATGAAGGTCATATAGAAAAATGACATGACTAAGTGGGGGTAAAGTAGAAAGTCTGATCTAGACTTTCTTCATAACCCTGGGTCTTCAGTCTAAAATCTAAATCATCTTTTGTCTCTAAATTTAAATAAAAGGTGTTAATAAGACCTtgagatttttttctcttttctctctttctcttcccTTTATAAAAAACAACCCTAGAACCGTTTTGCACAAATTTGTTCCCTTTGGGCTAGATTTGAGCAAAGATTCTTTGTCTTTTCAAGTTTTTGGTAGTAGTAGGTAACTGAATAAGATGCGTTTACATCACTTTTCGTgtttttgacatatttcttcgccgTTTTGGGGCGATTTTCTTCGTCGTTATGGGGAgagtttttcaaattttaatggttGGTTCATGGCTTGCTATCGACGATTCATTATGACGTCTTTTTCTATCGGCATCTACGTTCGTGTGGATCGACAAGTTTATTCGAAAACTACTCCTTTattttaggagcatctcttatcgaagaagaatataatcagattaaatggtcatAATTTACTTGCGAACATAacatcatctctcccttatacataaaaagaaattggatatcATTACGGTTTATtattctttctcttcgcgatataCTTATAgatgtccttatttgtattagggtctTAATTACGGTTTATTGTTCTTTCTCTTCGTGATATACTTAAAgatgtccttatttgtattagggtctTAATTATCTtgcattttgatgtttttgttattcttgtaagcgaacatgtaatccCTATTTTGATTTGTATGTATTGAAATATGTTAATTATCTAAAAAgtcttatctttattttgtttttccatTTAGCAATAACTCACACTCAATTCCATGCTCCCAAAATTGAGCACTttgaccaaaaatattctcactcAATTAGTACATGCCTCACATGTGATCAAAACACATGTTGTCAGAATCTATCTTTGGTTTAAGTAATCACAGAAACCTGTTAAGTTTTCCTTCACACAGATCCCCCTTTTAAAGTTTCTCTCATGCGCAGTGAAGGATATCCTATTCAAAATGAATTATGAGCACCATTTGCATTACAAATTtagattaaaattaaaacaaaaataagagaagAAAAATGAACACAATATCAGAAAGTTAAGACTTAGGAACACCATTTGCATCATAGCTGCACCAATCCTTTAAAGTTCAAACTAAAATAAGGAGCTAGGGAAGACAGTATTTAAAACGTCATTAAATTAATTAATTCAAACTaaacaacaatttttttctcAATACTTCTTAAGAATTGGTGAAAAAACATCAAATTGTTTTCTCATACTTCTCAAGAATTGGTGAAATATAATCCATCCACTCCCTTTTGATTTCATCAATTTCTGTCGTACCATAGTTCATCCCCGACTTAAACATCTGCAGTCAAAGAGTTCAAACACATGTAAGCTCTGTTAAAAACATTTTTAGTATCACATCGTGGAAACATATTGAGCTGCATGAAGAAGTTGAATCACTACCTCCTTAGGGTTCCTCATTGAAGTGTCATAACTTTCTATAATGTGCTTCATATATAGCATCACAAAAAATCCACACTCCCAATCTCCTTTTTGTTTAGGGTTGTGCTGCATGTATCAATTCTACGTATTTGAAACATACTCTttaagatttaacaaaataatggTAAAATAATGGTATTAATCTTAAGTTTCTTTTTCTTACCTTCACGTCCACCCATAATACTTTCTCTTCAGATCGCTTGACACCTAATTTTCTTAAAGCTTTTGAAACACTGGTGAAGAACAAAGAGATATATTTATTAAAAACTGGATACTAGTTTCACAAATCCTTCAATGGAAGTGCCATGAGTTTAAGCATTTTTCCTTCTATGCATACAAAAAAGTTCAAACCCAAAATCAACTTACGTGCTCATTTGCTCCTCTAGTTTGTATCTACACTTCTCATCCAACGAATTTAAGTAATAAAATACCCCATCGAAAAATACAATTAGTACCCAATGAATTCTACAAAGTGAACAGAGAATAAGTTAGTATATGCAAGTATGCAAAAGCAATGTCAGCAACACCAGAtgatatcaaagaataccttaactatgcttcaaaaaaaaaaaacaaggatacCCTAACTCTAATAGTTTTTTTACTTGATATGCAAATTAAGGTtaaattctgaagaaaaaaatatatctaaATTCGAGATGAATAATGCAATGCATCTACCGCTTACCCTGTATTACAAGGAATAAATATTATTTTCGACTCGGCACTGAATCTTTCAGTCTATTTAATACACTTTTCACGAGTTCTGTTTTATTGACTGAAAAGTGAACTGCCGCTGGATTCATAAATCCGAACTTGGTTTTGCGTGCATCGCCATCCAATTTTTCATACAAAAATCTAGGAACAAATAAAAACATGAGTTCCAATAGCATACCATTAGCTAGTCAAAAAGAAGTAATTATTTATGAAAGCAACAATCAACAGAGACTTACCGGATGAATAAGACTATAGCTTTGTTCGTAAGTTTCTGAGACGTGCAAAAACTCAATATCTTCTAGTGCCATATGTATAGGCACATCTACAGTTTGACCAAACACATCGCGATGCAACTCAACTTTGATCGCAGCCCTGCTTCTGAACACTTCTTTTGCTCTCTTAACAAATTCATCAAATGCATCCAATCTCGTTCGCCCCTGCAATAAAAAAGTTCAAGTACAAGACGACCAACACCTAAAAGAGATATTAAACTACGCTGTAAATGatttcataattgaaaaaaaatagaGATTAAAATACATTTCTGACAAGGACCACCAAGTGTTTTGGCCATTGAACAACACTTTCACGGGCATCATACACAGTAACAATATCACCAGATGGATATGGAAGTATTGCAGTTTTTATCTCCACAAAATCCACCGACACACGCAAACAATCATCACGCATTTTTTTTCCATGAATCATTTTTGAGTCCCTGTGAATAACATGTCCCAGCGCAACAACCCTGCTGATTTTGTCGTACAATTCACACGGATGGCTCTACATGACAAATATAAAATTATATTTGGAGTTATCTAGTTTCAGATGAGAACGCCATTAGTAGGGGGTCTTTAGATTAAGAAACTTACCCTGTTAGAAGGCGGATGAGGTGGTCCTGTTGGTGGCTGCAGACGTCATATAATAACATATGAATGTCCTGCATAATCAATTAATCTGGTTTAATTTCTAACAAATTAAACAACTCACCTGTGAAACCATTTTTTTTGAGGACAACATCGAATTAGGTACCTAGATAAATTAAATGAGTAACAAAATCAGGATCAACAAAATAAACTATGATTTATCACCATATCATAATTAGGTACAAGATTCCAAACATTTGAGGATAAAAAATGTAGAAAAGAAACCGAATAAAACACTCACTTGGGCGGGCGCTTTAAGAGATGCCGGGATAGATGTACTGTTTAATTCTTGAGACGTCTTTCTAGCATCCAGTTTAGATCTTTTGGCCCCATTATGTCTCTAAAAAAATGATATCCaacgaatttttttttatcattctcAATATATCCTGATTGGTTACTGCAACTCGATTACGACAAAGGTACTCATACACAAGAACAATAAGTATATGTCTAAAGTTCAAATTTTGACAAACCCGAATATTTTGGTCCTTTCCTTTCGGATCGTGAACAGCTTCCCCCAAAGTTTCAGCTAAGTCCTTATCCTCAGCACCCTGAAAAATTTGCAATGCCATTTCCATTAAGGTGTTCAAAAACGATCAAACCAGATTAACCCAATTCATCCGGGTTCAAGATACCACAATTAACTTCATCATAACAAATATTAACTTGTATTTACTTCTTCATAACTTTCTATGTTCAGCATGCTATCTATATTTCTATTTAATTAGAAATATAAACTAAAAAAACAACTCACTAAGGCAGGGACATTTTCTGAGGACATCATAGGTGGCTGAATCGTATCATATTGGGATTTGCCCAATAATTCTTTGAACTGAAGGAATTGTTTCTGCAATTTTCTCTCTGTGTCTAGTGACTGTTCCTCCAATTGTTGTTGGAATTCTTTTCTCAAGTTCTCTTCACTTATTCTTGCTTGCACATCTTTCACTCTTAGTTGCTCTTCCAGTTCTCTGATTTTATTCAGATTATCTTTATTTGATGATCCACGCTGTCGAGGAGTGTCAAAATACTGACTATGGGTCACTCTTGTACCTTCAGCCCTTACTCTTCCACCATGTTCTTCACCCAAAATCTTTACAAGGGCATCTGTCTTACCTTCACAGACAATTGTACCCTCTTTGATATTTTTCGAGCAGTCATCCTgttacaaaaccaaaattttgcacaCATAAAGAGTTAAACAGGATATCTACTTATTTTAAAATAGAACTtgtgtataattaaattgaagttGTCTATCTTACAATTTGAGCAGCAACTTCACCAATCTCTTCAGTCTTATACTCCCCATTTTCATTTTGGCGTGCAAGTATCCATAATAATTCTCGTGGAGGGGGTGAATCACTTGTCcactttccttctcttttctgtACAACAAATACATTAATATCAGTATGATGCTTATGTTGTATAACACTATATTTCATCTAAAAGCTTATGTTGACAGAACACAACAAAATTGAAGTTAGAAACTTTGGAAGCAGATAGCGAACTCAAGTAAAaaacagaaggaaaaaaaatgagaatGCATACACGAGCTCTCTCAGCAATTAATTTCAACATTTAACttcacaaattaaaaaaaaaacaaaaaaaaacttatgaaTGCAAACTAGTTTGTTCTTTAATCCAGCATAGGTCCTTCGTCCCATCCTATGCGGATATTTGTGGTGAGCTTGTACCGTTTTGCCAATTTCAGACAACTCCTGAAAATTAAAAGTGTATTAGCTCTATATAGTAACAAAATAATTCTCGACCCAATCTTGTTTAGCTCAATTGACATACCTTGCCTTTGTCGTTCAATCTCCGTTTTACAAACTCTTTCCATTCTTCTTGTTCTACAAAACCTCTTAAATCTGAAGGAACATTCTTAAGCTTTTTTCGGCTTTTTTCGAATGGGGTAACATGCTTTGCAGCAGTTCGTTTCCTCCATCCTCGCCACAAGTCAGAAAATTGTCTcaatacatctttcctctttgattcGTCGGGATCAAACTTAAACTGGAGGTAAATAAACATCAACtaagtgatatatatatatatatatatatatatataaaacattGGTAGGGATTTTAACATTGGGCATTTCATTAATTAATACATACCTTTACGTCCTCCCATAACTTTTTCTTCACTACAGGTGGAACTTCTTTCCAACAGGTATACTTCAGTCCAAGACTTGGACCAACTTCGCTGCCTATGTAACTTGAGAGCAAGCAACCATTTTTACCGGTTTCTTGGTTGGCTTCATCATAAGTAACAGTACGCCTTTCACCATTAGTATCCCTTAAAAGCTTTGGTAATCTTGTCTTACCCCGCTTTCCTTTATTTGCATCCACGTTATCTTCACTTGAaacttgagataaaaaaaaaacgaaaagaaaaacGAATTGATAAGTGTTTGGCGCGGTACAACCTTAAGGAGCTTTATATTGTCAAAATGTTTTGGTCGAATCAACCATGTATACTGCAAGAAAACACTTAAACAACAAACCTGATTGTTCGCTGTGGGAATCTGACTGCTGTTCGCTGTGGGAATCTGAATACTCTTGAAGCCCACCATCAGACTCTGTGTCTGAAGTATCCATGAAATGAGCTGCAAGAACAGATAATATATACGCTGCTAGGAGCAAAAAATTACAAACATATCCAAGAACAGATAATATCTGAAGTTCGAGATTACTAGTAAAGACAATAAGGAAAAATTACAAACATATCCAAGGTGCTATTACTAATGAGAGATCGGATAGTATTTGCTATTACTAATGAAGTATTTGCTATTACTAATGAAAATAGATTTCTATTCTATTTTAGCATGAAAAAATGTGGTTAACTAATGAGAGACCGACTAGTATTTGATAAATGAAGAGATTTCACTATATCAAATATCATAACCATTCAAGCCATTTaaatcttccttttcttctttaattGTGTCCAATGCAGAGGTCTCCCTAACACCTGATATCACTAGCCCCTTAGTTAACTTATTCAAATCCTATAAAAACAACTATAAGGAAAGAGATGACGCAATAAATATAAAAGACAACAAATAAAGAAATGCAAAACCAAAGGTAAAGACAACACTTAATCTTTTCTTTCTAAAATATACTGCAAGTGTGAGAATCAGGCAGTATCCAATTATTTGACATTTCATCAAGCACCTTGTATGTAATACCCAATTCACCAGCCCATTGATCAGAGTAGTATAAGATACCGAATTCGGAGAATGACCCCAAAACAAATATAAGAGAATGCTTTGATTTTAGGAGGAGAATACCTTGTAATCAGCTGTTGACGCTTTCACCTTTTAATATATTAGTTTCAGGGGAATGGAAGGATTTTGCTTGATTAACATCAGATAGAGAAAACAACTTGCAGTTGGCTTCATGTAATCCCTTCAACACTGCTGCGGTTTCAAACAAGGAAATAATGGAGAGAAAATAGGGAGTGGAGTAGTGTTGATCGTGGGAAACCAAAATTGGCGGTAAAATTGAGATGGGTATATCGTAGGCGCGGGTATTAAGCAGTTGCATCAAACATGATTGAATGTAAgccgtgtccaataaaaaatctccGTGAGACCTCATCGATCAATAAAATCTTCGGTAGAATTAGCTGAATGGATAAATAGAGATTGATAACAGTGGAGAATGAATTTTGTTTTCGAATTGTTGGCAACATAAACTCTAGGACTTGGGTTTTAGAAACGACAGCTGTTCTTCGAGGCTAAAACCTTATCTCCTCCCTCTTTCTGATTTTGAACTTCGGTAATATCGAAACCAAGATCCAAAATCCAGAATCATATATCAAAGTGAAGACACGTCTCTAGAGATAGATAAACACGTATTAGGACTTGGCCAAAACCGAGTCTATTAAATAATAGGAATCTAGTGTCTCAGCTAAAATTAATGCCGGGACTAAAGATAGTGAATAGTCCCGGAATTTTATATCCCCGAGACCAATTTAATTTTGGTCACGTATTTACATAAAACCGTGACAAGGTCAACCGTGACTAAAACCCCTTATTGTACTAGTGAATCCAATTAAAAAATAATGtagaaaatcttcttctctcaacatACTGACCTGTGTTGCGATATTACAAGTGCAATTACCACACTTGCACTGAGGTACCTTCATGTATGtgaccatctcatcccatatcttgttaAATCTCGCAAAGTACTCAGCTACACCTTCTGCTTTCTTTTGTTTGCACTCACTCAACGAAGCCTTCAGCTGACAGATTCTGGTTCCGCTTACAACACAGAATCTTCTCTTCAACTGTGTCCATAATAAGTTTGCATTATCATAGTCTCCCAAACTCGATCTAATTGATGATTCTAACGTGTTGCTGATACcatattaaagtctgcgggcatccaactcaaaaccaattggcaatgagtggagaggccctaagggattataaaccgcaggatcttagattgaccaacaatgtgggactaataatctcaacacgccccctcatgtgtagcctcgttgggtctaacacgcggacaattaaatcgggtgacgcggagtaaaggcgcggtctaatgactcgtcgcaaatagccttcTCTGGTACCATGTTAAGTTTTTGGTAATTTTCTTTTACCTCTTTTCATTCATCACGTCGTAACTTATATAATACCAAACTTGTTTTACAAGACACAAACCCTAGACCGATTATGTGAGTCTCAAGTTTGCTACTCACTTAGCCGGACCATCTACATGGACTGACCACTTTGATCTCAGAATCCAGACCGATTACGTGGGTCTCAAGACACAGTCTTGAGCCCAAACACTACGTACCTCCTAATAACAGGAAGTAAAGAGTttttgtttaagactcatgaaatAGGTTTTTCTTCCATGAAGCTTCCGAATGGCACATACTCTCATGCTCCACGTGAAGGCACTGTTGTGTTTGAAAACAATATGAAATTATTTCGTGTTTTATTCGTTCCTGATCTCCACTGCAATTTGATTTCTTTAACATGTTTAATTAAAGATTTGAGATGTATTGTCACTTTGACTGATAAGTTATGTGTGATACAGGACCGCACTACGAGGATGGTGATTGGAGCATGTTTAAAGTTTCTTGGCATGAAACTTCTGGTATCTCCGATACACCATCATCAGGATTATCTCCCCCATTTCTTGTCTAATTCCATCGATGATTTCTTTTTCGGTTAAAGTTGCTCAATTGGACGATCAAGGAAGACATTGACATCCATCATCCTTCGGATAGAGAACAAAGTAGGGCCCCATTCCGGGTGCCAAGTGGTTTGCATCACATCCTTCAGCTCAATAAATAGACAAGCCACTGATCCTGCAAATCATACTTCCACAAAGAACAATCAAAGCAGTTCAGTAAATGGATTCGACTAGCCAAGAGGAGATTGAGTTGATCCAAGCTCATACTCATATTTGGAAGTATGTATTCAACTATGCAAGTTCCATGTGTCTCAAATGTGTTGTTGAATTAGGCATACCCGACATAATCCACAACCATGGAAAACCCATGACTCTCTCTAGCCTCGTTCATGCACTCTCTCTAAAATCAGCGAGGATTGATCCCTTGAATAGGTTAATGCGATTTATGATTCATTCGGAAATCTTTGCAACACAAAGCCTTGGCGAAAATCAAGAACAAGACGGATATGTACTAACACCAACTTCAAGGCTTTTAGTAAAAGATAATTCCAATACAATGTCATCCGTTGTTCTCTCCATGGTCGATCCTTTGATGGTATCATCTTTGCATACCTTAAGCACTTGGTTTCAGGGCAGTGAATCTACTCCATTTGTGGCTGCTCATGGTATGAAGATATGGAATGTGTTGGAGCAGAATCCTGACTCCTGAGTTTGGCAAGAACTTCCATGATGCCATGGCTAATGACTCTCACGTGTTAATGAGTGTAATTCTTAATGAAGGCAAGGGGGTATTCGATAACTTGAAGTCTCTGGTTGACGTAGGAGGTGGGACTGGAACTACAGCTCATGCCGTTGTTAGAGCATTCCCGCACCTCCATTGCATGGTTCTGGATCTCCCAAATGTCG
This is a stretch of genomic DNA from Papaver somniferum cultivar HN1 chromosome 1, ASM357369v1, whole genome shotgun sequence. It encodes these proteins:
- the LOC113320430 gene encoding trans-resveratrol di-O-methyltransferase-like isoform X2, translating into MCWSRILTPEFGKNFHDAMANDSHVLMSVILNEGKGVFDNLKSLVDVGGGTGTTAHAVVRAFPHLHCMVLDLPNVVANLQGTANVVFIGSDMFESIPRADAVLLKIVLEYLKGAEKLFRQEKREER